The Candidatus Gracilibacteria bacterium genome window below encodes:
- a CDS encoding DpnI domain-containing protein: MSFLDFSLTNHRSSSQKVRVITEAWTHENIFCPVCGQSLEQYPNNTPVGDFFCKSCQEDFELKSKKGTFGKKITDGAYRTMIERLKSSQNPNFFGLSYTKEYEVFNFFVVPKHYFTPAIIEERKPLSLTAKRAGWIGCNILLDPIPESGKIFYVKEGKNLSKGQVLENWNKTSFLQETGNLETKGWLLDVMRCIDMLGKDTFSLKDMYEFKSHLSQLHPENNHIPDKIRQQLQKLIVHGYIERLENGIYKKL, encoded by the coding sequence ATGTCTTTTCTCGATTTTAGTCTCACAAATCATAGGAGTTCGTCACAAAAAGTGCGAGTTATAACTGAGGCATGGACACATGAAAATATTTTTTGCCCTGTTTGCTGACAATCGCTTGAACAATATCCAAACAACACTCCTGTTGGTGATTTTTTCTGCAAAAGTTGCCAAGAAGATTTTGAGTTAAAATCCAAGAAATGAACTTTTTGAAAGAAGATTACCGATGGCGCATACAGGACTATGATTGAACGACTGAAGAGTTCTCAGAATCCAAATTTCTTTGGTTTGAGTTATACAAAAGAATACGAAGTATTTAATTTCTTTGTCGTGCCGAAACATTATTTTACTCCAGCAATTATAGAAGAAAGAAAACCCCTATCCCTAACAGCTAAAAGAGCAGGATGGATTGGTTGCAATATTCTCCTAGATCCGATTCCAGAAAGTGGAAAAATATTTTATGTAAAAGAAGGTAAAAATTTGAGCAAATGACAGGTACTAGAAAATTGGAACAAGACGAGTTTTCTTCAAGAAACCTGAAATCTAGAAACAAAGGGTTGGCTCCTCGATGTGATGCGATGTATCGATATGCTTTGAAAAGATACTTTTTCTCTAAAAGATATGTATGAATTTAAATCTCATTTATCCCAACTTCATCCAGAAAACAATCATATTCCTGACAAAATTCGTCAACAACTTCAGAAACTTATCGTCCATTGATATATCGAAAGATTAGAGAATGGTATTTATAAAAAACTCTAG
- a CDS encoding S24 family peptidase gives MKFLDSRHRDILEFLHDNQEYTTTLMDIGNAIGIDHPQKVLDKLEQLENRGYISKNPFGGYQVLKRYEDTNQLALPFFGFAQCGNAGKNILEEYPRKKLPIEKNLINTAELDQYFITRAKGDSMEPFIQSGDFALIHVQSSFDTGDKVLVVHNNQPKIKKIHTVNGQKVLQSYNSNHKDLILEEYDDINIVGVVKQIFPKDTFTV, from the coding sequence ATGAAATTTCTCGACTCACGCCACAGGGATATCCTCGAATTTCTCCACGATAACCAGGAATATACGACCACCCTGATGGATATCGGAAACGCTATCGGTATCGATCATCCCCAGAAGGTTCTCGATAAACTTGAGCAGCTCGAAAATAGGGGATATATTTCCAAGAACCCCTTCTGAGGATACCAAGTCTTGAAGCGGTATGAAGATACGAACCAGCTTGCTCTACCGTTCTTCTGATTTGCACAGTGTGGAAATGCTGGGAAAAATATCCTCGAGGAATATCCACGAAAAAAACTCCCTATCGAGAAAAATCTTATCAATACCGCAGAGCTGGATCAGTATTTTATTACGCGTGCAAAAGGGGATTCCATGGAGCCATTTATTCAGTCTGGTGATTTTGCTTTGATTCATGTGCAGAGTAGTTTCGATACAGGTGATAAGGTCCTCGTCGTCCATAATAACCAACCAAAAATCAAAAAGATCCATACTGTGAACGGACAAAAAGTCCTGCAATCGTATAACTCCAATCATAAAGATCTGATTCTCGAGGAGTATGATGATATCAATATCGTCGGTGTCGTGAAACAGATCTTCCCAAAGGACACTTTCACGGTGTAA
- a CDS encoding DNA-directed RNA polymerase subunit beta, translating to MSAKNAPKPAKKAGTTVSAKVSNSKKSAPAKSTKPAKKVGKIVPKKPAVVAKKHIPTKKKSVVLAKKPLPKVKKVVVPKKILSSKKSPPPTRSTTKKSVVAKKKPVAKKPVVPVKKIVASKKPVAKKNVSSKKPTLAKKKPIVSPKKPVAKKPLPKVKKNVSSKKPVVTKKKPVPSTGSKSTTKKVTKPEVVAKKKPTPPTKIEAVLVAKPRKVATPIKETPTHGALYVRSGRHFYTEDRSILEMPELIAAQLDSYKKFIDFGIREALEGMFPIHDFSEERVEIHFKDFEIEAPRYQPKECRRKNLNYESYLRVKLQMLNKETGEIKEDTVFLGAVPVMTEKGTFIINGVERVIVHQIIKADGISFEADAGVYTAKIKPKKGAWLEFTVDKKGVITVRIDKKRKMTATTLLRAFGIESDAMIIKAFKDDKDIIAKYIQPTIDKDKTKKQVEAWHTLYKLIRPGDLGTDERVEDLFRTMFANPKRFDLGEVARLKIARKLGVSDVYEGDGRFISNDDLIETIRYLLRLNIGDTTATPDDIDRLDNRRIRSVGELIQEKFLVGLARMERIAKDRMTVLDLSESSARSFINHRPVEAVVKEFFASSQLSQFMDQSNPLSELAHKRRISAMGPGGLTRERASFEVRDVHPTQYGRICPIATPEGPNIGLVLHFASFSRVDKHGFIQTPYREIAHFVPNDGVSAINRITLEDLLDKKGKVIVPEKVLMKKEHAELLKKSYPEKDVLVRGYLTDRYEYVDAYVERNFTIAEANSPIDEFGNFAETRLGARQNTDATFVYVRDITHIDISPKQIVSETTSLIPFLEHDDATRAEMGSNMMRQAVPLVHSDAPIVGTGNEKVFGEKSGYCVIAEDDGEVLGIDAKHITVLYADGEKKTYELITFERSNHDMQVHQYPRVSHGQKFRIGQVLADGHSMENGELALGRNLRVAYMPWNGYNFEDAIILNADIVEKDYFTHVSIAEYTMDVRETKLGPESTTADIPNVSSVKLRDLDEDGIVRVGAFVKGGDILVGKITPKGEQELSPEERLLRAIFGDKSKDVKDSSLYMPSGSGGKVIEVQTLRKEEGDNLANGVFKQIKVMVAQTRKIEVGDKMAGRHGNKGIVARIVPAEDMPHTAAGEPVDIILNPLGVVSRMNIGQVLEAHLGEAARQLGITVATPVLNGIGIETIHQLMRDAGMDESGKVQLYDGQTGEPFKEHTMLGTVYMLKLHHLVEDKIHARSVGPYSMVTQQPLGGRAQNGGQRFGEMECWAIQGYGAANILQEILTIKSDDITGRTQSYRAIVKNEPIKRPSVPESFHVLIKELQALGLKMDLLEQPDLDIQKQIYADRMGEVETLSAAGNLVTETE from the coding sequence ATGTCTGCGAAAAACGCCCCAAAACCTGCTAAAAAAGCAGGCACTACTGTATCAGCGAAGGTCTCTAACAGCAAAAAAAGTGCTCCCGCAAAGAGTACAAAACCTGCTAAAAAAGTGGGAAAGATAGTGCCAAAAAAGCCAGCAGTTGTGGCAAAAAAGCATATTCCTACCAAGAAGAAGTCAGTTGTTCTCGCGAAGAAACCTCTTCCAAAAGTGAAGAAGGTGGTGGTTCCTAAGAAGATACTATCTTCAAAGAAATCTCCTCCTCCGACAAGATCTACGACAAAAAAATCAGTTGTGGCAAAAAAGAAGCCAGTAGCGAAGAAACCTGTGGTTCCCGTGAAAAAGATTGTTGCATCGAAGAAGCCAGTAGCGAAGAAAAATGTTTCTTCTAAAAAACCAACTCTTGCAAAAAAGAAGCCAATTGTTTCACCGAAGAAGCCAGTGGCGAAAAAACCTCTTCCAAAAGTGAAAAAAAATGTTTCTTCTAAAAAACCAGTTGTTACAAAAAAGAAGCCAGTTCCTTCGACAGGATCAAAATCTACGACAAAAAAAGTAACAAAACCAGAAGTTGTCGCAAAAAAGAAACCGACCCCTCCAACAAAAATAGAAGCGGTTCTCGTCGCAAAACCACGCAAGGTCGCGACGCCTATCAAGGAAACTCCGACGCATGGAGCTCTGTATGTTCGCTCAGGACGACATTTTTATACAGAGGATCGTTCTATCCTTGAAATGCCAGAACTGATCGCAGCACAGCTCGATTCGTACAAAAAATTTATTGATTTTGGTATTCGAGAAGCTCTTGAGGGGATGTTTCCTATTCATGATTTTTCTGAAGAGCGTGTTGAGATTCATTTTAAAGACTTCGAAATAGAAGCACCTCGTTATCAGCCCAAAGAATGTCGTCGGAAAAATCTCAACTACGAATCATATCTTCGTGTAAAACTCCAGATGCTCAATAAAGAGACTGGAGAAATCAAAGAAGATACCGTTTTTCTCGGTGCCGTCCCTGTGATGACAGAAAAGGGCACCTTTATTATCAATGGTGTTGAGCGGGTTATCGTGCATCAGATTATCAAGGCGGATGGTATTTCCTTCGAAGCCGATGCAGGTGTGTACACAGCGAAAATCAAACCAAAAAAAGGAGCATGGCTCGAATTTACTGTCGACAAAAAATGAGTTATCACGGTTCGTATCGATAAAAAAAGAAAAATGACTGCGACGACACTCCTACGTGCCTTCGGTATCGAGAGTGACGCCATGATTATCAAAGCATTCAAGGATGATAAAGATATCATCGCAAAATATATCCAACCAACGATCGATAAGGATAAAACAAAAAAACAAGTCGAAGCATGGCATACACTCTATAAATTGATTCGTCCGGGTGATCTCGGTACGGATGAGCGAGTTGAGGACTTATTCCGCACGATGTTTGCCAATCCAAAGCGATTTGATCTCGGAGAAGTGGCTCGTCTCAAGATAGCACGAAAACTCGGTGTCAGTGATGTCTACGAAGGCGATGGTCGATTTATATCCAATGATGACCTTATCGAAACTATTCGTTATCTTCTTCGACTCAATATCGGGGATACAACAGCGACACCCGATGATATCGATCGTCTCGATAATCGACGTATTCGCTCAGTTGGTGAACTCATCCAAGAAAAATTTCTCGTCGGTCTCGCTCGTATGGAGCGAATTGCGAAGGATCGTATGACTGTTCTTGATCTCAGTGAATCCAGCGCACGAAGTTTTATCAACCACCGTCCTGTCGAAGCTGTTGTCAAAGAATTCTTCGCGAGCTCACAGCTTTCACAATTTATGGATCAGAGTAATCCGCTTTCTGAGCTCGCTCATAAGCGACGTATTTCAGCGATGGGTCCTGGTGGCTTGACTCGTGAACGTGCATCGTTTGAAGTTCGTGATGTCCACCCAACACAATACGGACGTATCTGTCCTATTGCGACACCAGAAGGTCCAAATATCGGTCTTGTCTTGCATTTTGCCTCATTCTCTCGTGTGGATAAACATGGATTTATTCAGACACCTTACCGTGAAATCGCCCACTTTGTCCCAAATGATGGCGTCTCAGCGATCAATCGTATCACTCTCGAAGATCTCTTGGATAAAAAAGGGAAAGTCATTGTCCCAGAAAAAGTATTGATGAAAAAGGAGCATGCGGAACTTTTGAAAAAATCATATCCAGAAAAAGACGTCCTGGTTCGTGGATATCTCACTGATCGGTATGAATATGTGGACGCGTATGTAGAACGTAATTTTACGATTGCTGAAGCCAATTCTCCGATTGATGAATTCGGAAATTTCGCAGAAACTCGACTCGGTGCTCGTCAAAATACCGATGCAACGTTCGTCTACGTTCGTGATATCACACATATTGATATCTCTCCAAAACAAATCGTCTCCGAGACGACATCGTTGATTCCGTTTTTGGAACATGATGATGCGACTCGTGCGGAGATGGGATCGAACATGATGCGCCAAGCAGTACCTCTCGTGCATTCCGATGCTCCTATTGTCTGAACTGGAAATGAAAAAGTCTTTGGCGAAAAGAGCGGATATTGCGTAATCGCAGAAGATGACGGAGAAGTCCTCGGTATCGATGCAAAACATATCACAGTCCTCTATGCCGATGGAGAAAAGAAAACCTACGAACTCATAACATTTGAACGATCAAACCACGATATGCAGGTCCACCAATACCCTCGTGTCTCTCATGGACAAAAATTTCGTATCGGACAAGTCCTCGCAGATGGGCACTCTATGGAAAATGGCGAACTCGCTCTCGGGCGTAATCTCCGTGTCGCCTACATGCCTTGGAATGGTTACAACTTTGAAGATGCGATTATTCTCAATGCTGATATTGTCGAAAAGGATTATTTCACACACGTTTCTATCGCAGAATATACGATGGATGTCCGTGAGACAAAACTCTGACCAGAGAGCACCACAGCTGATATCCCAAATGTATCATCTGTGAAACTTCGTGACCTCGATGAAGATGGTATCGTACGAGTAGGGGCCTTCGTAAAATGAGGCGATATCCTCGTCGGTAAGATCACTCCAAAGGGTGAACAAGAGCTTTCTCCAGAAGAGCGACTCCTCCGAGCTATCTTTGGTGACAAATCAAAAGATGTGAAAGATTCTTCTCTCTATATGCCGTCAGGGAGTGGAGGAAAAGTCATCGAAGTACAGACACTTCGAAAGGAAGAAGGTGACAATCTCGCGAATGGTGTTTTCAAACAAATCAAAGTGATGGTGGCACAGACGCGAAAGATAGAAGTCGGAGATAAGATGGCGGGTCGACATGGAAATAAGGGTATCGTCGCTCGTATCGTGCCAGCGGAAGATATGCCTCACACGGCTGCTGGTGAACCAGTCGATATTATATTAAATCCACTTGGAGTCGTCTCTCGTATGAATATCGGACAAGTGCTCGAAGCGCATCTCGGAGAGGCAGCGCGCCAGCTCGGTATCACGGTTGCGACACCAGTCCTCAATGGTATCGGTATCGAGACTATTCATCAACTCATGCGAGATGCTGGAATGGATGAATCAGGAAAGGTACAGCTCTACGACGGACAAACTGGCGAACCATTCAAAGAACATACCATGCTCGGAACAGTCTATATGCTGAAGCTGCATCATCTTGTCGAAGATAAGATTCATGCGCGATCAGTCGGACCATACTCTATGGTGACACAGCAACCTCTCGGAGGACGTGCTCAAAATGGAGGACAGAGATTTGGAGAAATGGAATGCTGGGCTATCCAGGGATATGGCGCTGCGAATATTCTCCAAGAAATTCTCACCATCAAATCAGATGATATCACAGGGCGTACCCAGTCCTATCGCGCTATTGTCAAAAATGAACCGATCAAACGACCAAGTGTTCCAGAATCATTCCATGTCCTCATCAAGGAGCTCCAAGCTCTGGGACTCAAGATGGACCTCCTCGAACAACCTGATCTCGATATCCAAAAACAAATCTATGCTGATCGTATGGGCGAAGTAGAGACCCTCTCTGCTGCCGGAAATCTTGTCACTGAAACTGAATAA